The following nucleotide sequence is from Proteus vulgaris.
GAGCATCAAATGAAACTGCAATTTATTCATATCAGGATTATCAATACCATATTTTTGAAAAAGCCGTTTCTGTAATGAAGGAGAAAACTCACCGAGGCAGTTCCATAGGATGGCAAGATCCTGGTATCGGTCTGCGATTCCGACTCGTCCAACATCAATACAACCTATTAATTTCCCCTCGTCAAAAATAAGGTTATCAAGTGAGAAATCACCATGAGTGACGACTGAATCCGGTGAGAATGGCAAAAGCTTATGCATTTCTTTCCAGACTTGTTCAACAGGCCAGCCATTACGCTCGTCATCAAAATCACTAGCATCAACCAAACCGTTATTCATTCGTGATTGCGCCTGAGCGAGACGAAATACGCGATCGCTGTTAAAAGGACAATTACAAACAGGAATCGAATGCAACCGGCGCAGGAACACTGCCAGCGCATCAACAATATTTTCACCTGAATCAGGATATTCTTCTAATACCTGGAATGCTGTTTTCCCGGGGATCGCAGTGGTGAGTAACCATGCATCATCAGGAGTACGGATAAAATGCTTGATGGTCGGAAGAGGCATAAATGCCGTCAGCCAGTTTAGTCTGACCATCTCATCTGTAACATCATTGGCAACGCTACCTTTGCCATGTTTCAGAAACAACTCTGGCGCATTGGGCTTCCCATACAATCGATAGATTGTCGCACCTGATTGCCCGACATTATCGCGAGCCCATCTATACCCATATAAATCAGCATCCAGGTTGGAATTTAATCGCGGCCTCGAGCAAGACGTTTCCCGTTGAATATGGCTCATAACACCCCTTGTATTACTGTTTATGTAAGCAGACAGTTTTATTGTTCATGATGATATATTTTTATCGGCACTGTTGCAAAGTTAGGGAAGGTGCGAACAAGTTCCTGATATGAGATCATCATGTTCATCCGGAGCGCATCCCAGAGGGACATCATGAGCCATCAACTCACCTTCGCCGATAGTGAATTCAGCACTAAGCGCCGTCAGACCCGAAAAGAGATTTTCCTCTCCCGCATGGAGCAGATTCTGCCATGGCAGAATATGACCGCTGTCATCGAGCCGTTTTATCCCAAGGCGGGCAATGGCCGACGGCCCTATCCGCTGGAGACCATGCTGCGTATTCACTGCATGCAGCATTGGTACAACCTGAGCGACGGTGCCATGGAAGATGCCCTGTACGAAATCGCCTCCATGCGCCTGTTTGCCCGATTATCCCTGGATAGCGCCCTGCCGGATCGCACCACCATCATGAATTTCCGCCACCTGCTCGAGCAGCATCAACTGGCCCGTCAATTGTTCAAGACCATCAATCGCTGGCTGGCCGAAGCAGGCGTCATGATGACCCAAGGCACTTTGGTGGATGCCACCATCATTGAGGCACCCAGCTCGACCAAGAACAAAGAGCAGCAACGCGATCCGGAGATGCACCAGACCAAGAAAGGCAATCAGTGGCACTTTGGCATGAAGGCCCACATTGGTGTCGATGCCAAGAGTGGCCTGACCCACAGTCTGGTCACCACAGCGGCCAACGAGCATGACCTCAATCAGCTGGGTAATCTGCTTCATGGAGAGGAGCAATTTGTCTCAGCCGATGCCGGCTACCAAGGCGCGCCACAGCGCGAGGAGCTGGCCGAGGTGGATGTGGACTGGCTGATCGCCGAGCGTCCCGGCAAGGTAAAAACCTTGAAGCAGCATCCGCGCAAGAACAAAACGGCCATCAACATCGAATACATGAAAGCCAGCATCCGTGCCAAGGTGGAGCACCCGTTTCGCATCATCAAGCGG
It contains:
- a CDS encoding aminoglycoside O-phosphotransferase APH(3')-Ia — protein: MSHIQRETSCSRPRLNSNLDADLYGYRWARDNVGQSGATIYRLYGKPNAPELFLKHGKGSVANDVTDEMVRLNWLTAFMPLPTIKHFIRTPDDAWLLTTAIPGKTAFQVLEEYPDSGENIVDALAVFLRRLHSIPVCNCPFNSDRVFRLAQAQSRMNNGLVDASDFDDERNGWPVEQVWKEMHKLLPFSPDSVVTHGDFSLDNLIFDEGKLIGCIDVGRVGIADRYQDLAILWNCLGEFSPSLQKRLFQKYGIDNPDMNKLQFHLMLDEFF
- a CDS encoding IS5-like element ISKpn26 family transposase, translating into MSHQLTFADSEFSTKRRQTRKEIFLSRMEQILPWQNMTAVIEPFYPKAGNGRRPYPLETMLRIHCMQHWYNLSDGAMEDALYEIASMRLFARLSLDSALPDRTTIMNFRHLLEQHQLARQLFKTINRWLAEAGVMMTQGTLVDATIIEAPSSTKNKEQQRDPEMHQTKKGNQWHFGMKAHIGVDAKSGLTHSLVTTAANEHDLNQLGNLLHGEEQFVSADAGYQGAPQREELAEVDVDWLIAERPGKVKTLKQHPRKNKTAINIEYMKASIRAKVEHPFRIIKRQFGFVKARYKGLLKNDNQLAMLFTLANLFRVDQMIRQWERSQ